A stretch of Cyanobacterium sp. HL-69 DNA encodes these proteins:
- the dxs gene encoding 1-deoxy-D-xylulose-5-phosphate synthase Dxs: protein MHISELTHPNQLHGLSIRQLEDIAQQIREKHLETIAATGGHLGPGLGVVELTIALYNSLDLEQDKVIWDVGHQAYPHKMLTGRYHDFHTLRQKNGIAGYLKRSENKFDHFGAGHASTSISAGLGMALARDAKGENFKVVSIIGDGALTGGMALEAINHAGHLPNTNLMVVLNDNEMSISPNVGAISRYLNKVRLSDPIQFLTGNIEEQFKHFPFFGDGENLSPEMKNLKEAMKRLAMPKVGAVIEELGFTYFGPVDGHNITELLNTFHKAHKVKGPVFVHVVTVKGKGYSMAEKDQVGYHAQSPFNLTTGKPIPSNKPKPPSYSKVFAHTLTTLAENDPKIIGITAAMATGTGLDKLQQKLPKQYIDVGIAEQHAVTLAAGLACENMTPVAVIYSTFLQRAYDQIIHDVCIQKIPVFFCLDRAGIVGADGPTHQGMYDIAYLRCIPNLVIMAPKDEAELQRMTVTGIKYKESAIAMRYPRGNGLGVPLAEEGWEEIPIGKGEILRHGDDVLLLGYGSMVNNAMQTAEILSEHGVEATVINARFVKPLDTELIIPLAEKIGKVVTLEEGCIMGGFGSAVLEALMEHNINVPVKRIGVPDILVDHATPAQSFADLGLTSPQIAERVLDTFFSDKPEMAVNK, encoded by the coding sequence ATGCATATAAGCGAACTTACTCACCCAAATCAATTACATGGTTTATCCATACGTCAATTAGAAGATATTGCCCAACAAATACGAGAGAAGCATTTAGAAACCATTGCCGCTACAGGAGGACATTTAGGCCCTGGACTTGGAGTTGTAGAACTTACCATCGCTCTTTACAATAGCCTAGATTTAGAACAAGATAAAGTAATCTGGGATGTAGGACACCAAGCCTACCCCCACAAAATGTTAACAGGACGCTACCATGATTTTCATACCCTCCGTCAAAAAAATGGCATTGCAGGGTATCTAAAACGTTCGGAGAACAAATTTGATCATTTCGGTGCTGGACACGCATCCACGAGTATCTCCGCAGGGTTAGGAATGGCTTTGGCGAGGGATGCTAAAGGGGAAAATTTTAAAGTTGTATCCATCATCGGTGATGGTGCTTTGACAGGGGGGATGGCACTAGAAGCCATTAACCATGCTGGACATTTACCCAACACTAATTTAATGGTGGTGTTGAATGATAATGAGATGTCGATTTCTCCCAATGTGGGGGCTATTTCTCGTTATCTTAACAAGGTACGTTTATCAGATCCCATTCAATTTTTAACTGGTAATATTGAGGAGCAATTTAAACATTTCCCATTCTTTGGCGATGGTGAAAATCTTTCTCCTGAAATGAAAAACCTAAAGGAAGCCATGAAACGCCTTGCTATGCCCAAGGTAGGGGCGGTAATTGAGGAATTAGGGTTTACCTATTTTGGTCCTGTGGATGGTCATAATATTACAGAGTTGCTCAATACTTTCCATAAAGCCCATAAGGTAAAAGGCCCTGTGTTTGTCCACGTTGTCACTGTCAAGGGTAAAGGTTATTCTATGGCAGAAAAAGACCAAGTGGGTTATCATGCCCAAAGTCCTTTTAATCTTACCACAGGTAAGCCTATTCCTTCTAATAAACCCAAGCCTCCTAGTTATTCTAAGGTTTTTGCCCACACCCTCACCACCTTGGCAGAAAATGATCCTAAAATTATTGGTATTACCGCAGCCATGGCTACGGGTACGGGTTTGGATAAGTTACAGCAGAAGTTACCTAAACAGTATATCGATGTGGGTATTGCGGAACAACACGCCGTCACCTTGGCCGCTGGTTTAGCTTGTGAAAACATGACTCCTGTGGCGGTAATTTATTCTACTTTCCTCCAAAGGGCTTATGATCAGATTATCCATGATGTTTGTATCCAAAAAATTCCTGTGTTTTTCTGTTTAGACAGGGCTGGAATTGTGGGGGCTGATGGTCCTACTCACCAAGGAATGTATGATATTGCTTATCTCCGTTGTATTCCTAATTTGGTGATTATGGCACCCAAGGATGAGGCGGAGTTACAGAGAATGACTGTTACTGGTATTAAATACAAGGAAAGTGCGATCGCCATGCGTTACCCCCGTGGTAATGGTTTAGGTGTACCTCTAGCCGAAGAAGGTTGGGAAGAAATTCCCATCGGCAAAGGGGAAATTTTACGTCATGGGGATGATGTTTTGTTGCTCGGTTATGGTTCAATGGTTAATAACGCCATGCAAACTGCTGAAATTTTAAGTGAGCATGGAGTAGAAGCAACGGTAATTAATGCCCGTTTTGTTAAACCCCTTGACACTGAATTAATCATACCTTTAGCCGAAAAGATTGGTAAGGTAGTCACCCTCGAAGAAGGTTGTATAATGGGCGGTTTTGGCTCTGCGGTACTCGAAGCATTAATGGAACATAATATTAATGTACCTGTTAAGCGTATCGGTGTACCTGATATTTTAGTAGATCATGCCACCCCAGCACAGTCTTTTGCGGATTTAGGTTTAACCAGTCCTCAAATTGCTGAAAGAGTTTTAGATACTTTTTTTAGTGATAAACCCGAAATGGCTGTCAATAAATAG
- a CDS encoding toxin-antitoxin system Slr1114 family antidote component — protein MFAQVYPRLINRVGEFNPQLFREIKGRLQLRNVMVVSALSIVGQILLFIYFEGLLPFHEGVYNRYCTGEGYDTYSRGSQLCIADMLGNIQTIKEVWWLDMFVTMSIMGIFILLLGGSYMLIADLTKEERKGTFNFIRLSPQSASDIFLGKILGVPILLYLFGILAVPLHIWSGLSANVSFPLMIMFYLILGASCLFFYGASLVFSLVTEGWGNFQAPLGAIFIFFFLFSVMGVTLESNAPAYTETSLDWFLLFYPGTFLAYLVDSTFLSQTTLGYLSADALTNVSWYGQGWWENGFSGGFLILLNYGIWTFWLYQGLKRRFANPLATVITKSQSYALSFCFIVTNLGFALQSLDGYRDFPVTIQVIQVLNLILFLLLIAGLTPSRQSLTDWARFRHENSRENRVLWRDLAFSEKSPAVLAIALNLLLVNLYIIPSLFFLSNGNVMELIFGLMLGAFSILIYVSVAQLLMTLKTAKRGLITSLTVVVLNISPLFGLLLFNVSNQNLDNPLLLQGILANLSPLPITLNTAQSLSAIAISLSLQIVTIIGFNLKMTKILALAGMSETKRLMMTDN, from the coding sequence ATGTTTGCTCAAGTGTACCCCCGCTTAATCAACCGTGTTGGGGAGTTTAATCCCCAGTTATTTAGGGAAATAAAAGGCAGATTACAGTTACGTAATGTAATGGTTGTGTCTGCTTTGTCTATTGTGGGACAGATATTATTATTTATTTATTTTGAAGGGCTTTTACCTTTCCATGAAGGGGTTTATAACCGCTATTGTACAGGGGAAGGTTATGATACTTATTCTAGGGGATCTCAACTGTGCATTGCAGATATGTTGGGCAATATCCAGACTATTAAGGAAGTATGGTGGCTAGATATGTTTGTCACCATGAGTATTATGGGTATTTTTATTCTTTTGTTGGGTGGCAGTTATATGTTAATTGCTGATTTAACCAAGGAGGAGAGAAAGGGTACTTTTAATTTTATTCGTCTTAGTCCTCAGTCAGCAAGTGATATTTTTCTCGGGAAAATTTTGGGTGTACCTATCCTTTTATATTTATTTGGTATTCTAGCTGTTCCTTTACATATTTGGTCGGGTTTATCTGCTAATGTTAGTTTTCCTTTGATGATAATGTTTTATCTGATTTTGGGAGCTAGTTGTTTATTTTTTTATGGTGCTAGTTTAGTTTTTAGTTTGGTGACGGAAGGATGGGGAAATTTTCAAGCGCCTTTAGGTGCTATTTTCATTTTCTTTTTCTTATTTTCTGTAATGGGAGTTACTTTGGAGTCTAATGCTCCAGCTTATACGGAAACTTCTCTTGATTGGTTTTTGTTGTTTTATCCTGGTACATTTTTGGCTTACCTTGTGGATTCTACTTTTCTATCTCAAACTACTTTGGGATATTTATCGGCGGATGCTCTTACTAATGTAAGTTGGTATGGACAAGGTTGGTGGGAAAATGGTTTTTCTGGGGGATTTTTAATTTTATTGAACTATGGAATATGGACTTTTTGGTTATATCAGGGTTTGAAACGTCGTTTTGCTAATCCTTTGGCAACGGTGATTACGAAGTCTCAGAGTTATGCTCTTTCTTTTTGTTTTATTGTTACTAATTTGGGTTTTGCTTTACAGAGTTTGGATGGATACAGGGATTTTCCGGTAACTATTCAGGTTATACAGGTTTTGAACTTGATTTTATTTTTGTTGTTGATTGCTGGGTTGACTCCTTCTCGTCAGAGTTTGACAGATTGGGCAAGATTTCGTCATGAAAATTCCCGTGAAAATAGGGTTTTATGGAGAGATTTGGCTTTTAGTGAAAAAAGTCCTGCTGTATTGGCGATCGCCCTTAACTTATTATTAGTTAATCTGTATATCATACCCTCTTTGTTTTTCTTATCCAATGGAAATGTAATGGAGTTGATATTTGGGTTAATGTTAGGAGCTTTTTCTATCCTAATCTATGTTTCTGTTGCCCAATTACTAATGACATTAAAAACTGCAAAAAGAGGATTAATAACAAGTCTTACAGTGGTGGTGCTGAATATATCTCCATTATTTGGACTTTTGCTTTTTAATGTATCGAATCAAAATCTCGATAATCCTTTACTTTTGCAAGGAATTTTGGCTAACCTTAGTCCTTTACCTATTACCCTTAATACCGCTCAAAGTTTAAGTGCGATCGCCATTTCTCTAAGCCTTCAAATAGTCACCATTATTGGTTTTAACTTGAAAATGACGAAAATCTTGGCTCTTGCGGGGATGTCCGAAACCAAGCGTTTGATGATGACGGATAACTAA
- a CDS encoding Magnesium and cobalt efflux protein CorC, which yields MSLPDIGFRLLAIFSLIAINAFFVTGEFAIVSVRRSRINHLVLEGDIPSQTVQSLQKSLDRLLSTTQLGITLSSLALGWIGESTMAQILQSVIIALPLPPNVSEILIHSVSIPLSFVLLVYLQIVLGELCPKSFSLLYAENLARLLAPPIRVIGTIFKPFIDILNQSTKFILRLFGAEYTGQGWYKQVTPEELQLIIRTERESSGLEADERELLSNVFEFGDVEALEIMTPRVNIDYLSFDSTYQDLIEEVAKTGHSRYPVIGESLDDIRGIINLKDCVSFLGKNGEESAENPHPKLSESKLGQSIKDLIRPVKFLSEFTPLSELLNVMQKSRLKMVIIVDEYGGTAGLVSMQNLINEILGHEEKSTTNEESEVTVIDEQNFLVSAQINLEELNDLLDFNLPLTEEYTTLGGFLIYQWQKIPSIEEIYGFDNLIFTIADMDGPRINKIKITIKE from the coding sequence ATGAGTTTGCCCGACATAGGATTTAGACTACTCGCCATATTTTCCCTGATTGCCATTAACGCTTTTTTTGTTACGGGGGAATTTGCCATAGTTTCCGTGAGGCGATCGCGCATTAACCATCTAGTATTAGAAGGAGATATACCCTCCCAAACTGTCCAATCTTTACAAAAAAGTTTAGACAGACTTCTTTCTACCACCCAACTAGGGATAACCCTTTCTAGTCTTGCCCTCGGTTGGATTGGGGAAAGTACCATGGCACAAATCTTACAGTCAGTCATCATCGCTTTACCCCTACCCCCCAATGTCAGCGAAATATTAATCCATTCTGTATCTATTCCCCTTTCCTTCGTGCTGTTAGTATATCTACAAATAGTATTAGGAGAATTATGCCCAAAATCATTTTCCCTTCTCTATGCCGAAAATTTAGCCCGACTTCTTGCCCCCCCCATTCGAGTAATCGGCACCATCTTTAAACCCTTTATCGATATTCTCAACCAATCCACCAAATTTATATTGCGTTTATTTGGGGCAGAATATACAGGGCAAGGATGGTATAAACAAGTTACCCCTGAAGAATTACAACTTATCATCCGCACAGAAAGAGAGTCATCAGGGTTAGAAGCCGACGAAAGGGAGTTACTCAGTAATGTGTTTGAATTTGGGGATGTGGAAGCCTTAGAAATCATGACACCCCGAGTAAATATTGATTATTTATCCTTCGATTCTACCTATCAAGATTTAATCGAAGAAGTAGCCAAAACAGGACATTCCCGTTATCCTGTCATTGGAGAATCTTTAGACGACATTCGGGGTATTATCAACCTAAAAGACTGTGTTTCTTTCTTGGGAAAAAATGGAGAAGAGTCAGCAGAAAATCCACATCCCAAGCTATCAGAAAGTAAATTAGGACAATCCATAAAAGACTTAATTCGCCCCGTCAAATTTTTATCAGAATTTACTCCCCTGAGTGAATTACTCAACGTGATGCAAAAATCACGGTTAAAAATGGTCATTATCGTAGATGAATATGGAGGCACCGCTGGATTAGTGTCTATGCAAAATTTAATCAACGAAATTTTGGGCCATGAAGAAAAAAGTACCACCAATGAAGAGTCAGAAGTAACTGTCATAGATGAGCAAAATTTCTTGGTTTCAGCCCAAATCAACCTTGAAGAATTGAATGATTTACTCGATTTTAATTTACCTCTCACGGAAGAATATACAACTTTAGGGGGATTTTTAATTTATCAGTGGCAAAAAATTCCTTCCATCGAGGAAATATATGGTTTTGATAATCTTATTTTTACCATTGCTGATATGGATGGCCCTCGGATTAATAAAATTAAAATTACCATTAAGGAGTAG
- the uvrA gene encoding excinuclease ABC subunit UvrA, translating into MIRIRGARQHNLKNIDLELPRNQLIVFTGVSGSGKSSLAFDTIFAEGQRRYVESLSAYARQFLGQLDKPDVDSIEGLSPAISIDQKSTSHNPRSTVGTVTEIYDYLRLLYGRAGEPHCPICGQSIAPQTIDEMCDRILALPEKSKLHLLAPVVRGKKGNHHQLLSSLSSQGFVRVKINGEIRELGDNIELKSQKKHDISVLVDRLVVKGNIQERLADSLATCLKIAEGVAMVEIVGKEEETIIFSENFACPTHGAVMEELSPRLFSFNSPYGACGHCHGLGSLKQFSPDLIVPDPDAMVLRAIAPWADKENPYYTSLLEYVATEYGFKLSDKWHTLTEKQQHIILHGDKEIQQIQYGYYRGVIPMLEKTYQESNSEVIKQKLEQYIEHQTCEVCHGKRLKPEALAVKLGQYNIHDLTSVSIGECLNRVNNINLTPKQAQIGELALKEIKARLEFLLNVGLDYLTLDRTAMTLSGGEAQRIRLATQIGSGLTGVLYVLDEPSIGLHQRDNDRLLETLRKLRDLDNTLIIVEHDEDTIKSADYIVDIGPKAGVHGGEIVYQGNYKNFLKSKESLTSAYLSGRKKIDIPETRREGNGNFLTLKNCHRNNLRNIDVQIPLGKFVSITGVSGSGKSTLINELLYPALKHHLQRNTPFPKQLDSLEGIEAVDKVIVIDQSPIGRTPRSNPATYTGVFDVIREMFAQTTEAKARGYKAGRFSFNVKGGRCEACGGQGVNVISMNFLPDVYVQCDICKGARYNRETLQVKYKGYSIADVLDMTVEEALKVFENIPRAVNRLQTLVDVGLTYVKLGQSAPTLSGGEAQRVKLATELSRRATGKTVYLIDEPTTGLSFYDVHHLLNVLQKLADKGNSIIVIEHNLDVIRCADWIIDLGLEGGNKGGELVAIGTPEDIAKSKKSHLAKYLKNITKCER; encoded by the coding sequence ATGATTCGTATTCGTGGCGCAAGACAACATAACCTCAAAAATATCGATTTAGAACTACCCCGCAATCAGTTAATCGTCTTTACGGGGGTATCGGGTAGCGGAAAATCCTCCCTTGCTTTTGATACCATCTTTGCGGAGGGGCAAAGGCGTTATGTGGAGTCGTTGAGTGCCTATGCCCGACAATTTTTAGGGCAACTAGATAAACCCGATGTAGATAGCATTGAGGGGTTATCCCCTGCTATTTCTATTGATCAAAAATCCACCTCCCATAATCCTCGCTCAACGGTAGGCACGGTTACAGAAATTTACGACTATTTGCGATTACTTTATGGTAGGGCAGGAGAACCCCATTGTCCTATTTGTGGTCAATCCATCGCACCCCAAACCATCGATGAAATGTGCGATCGCATTTTAGCTTTACCTGAAAAAAGTAAACTACATTTACTTGCCCCTGTGGTACGAGGGAAAAAGGGTAACCACCATCAACTACTTTCTAGTTTAAGCTCTCAAGGATTTGTGAGGGTAAAAATAAACGGAGAAATCAGGGAATTAGGGGATAATATTGAGCTAAAATCCCAGAAAAAACATGATATAAGTGTACTGGTCGATCGCCTCGTGGTCAAGGGCAACATTCAAGAAAGGTTAGCCGACTCCCTAGCCACCTGTTTAAAAATTGCCGAAGGGGTAGCCATGGTGGAAATTGTGGGTAAAGAGGAAGAAACTATCATTTTCTCAGAAAATTTTGCTTGTCCAACCCATGGCGCAGTAATGGAGGAGTTATCACCCCGTTTATTCTCTTTCAATTCTCCCTATGGTGCCTGTGGACATTGTCATGGTTTGGGTAGTCTAAAGCAGTTTTCCCCTGATTTGATTGTACCAGATCCTGATGCCATGGTTCTAAGGGCGATCGCCCCTTGGGCAGACAAAGAAAACCCTTATTACACATCTCTCCTCGAATATGTCGCCACAGAATACGGCTTTAAACTAAGCGATAAATGGCATACCCTCACTGAAAAACAACAACATATCATCCTGCACGGAGACAAAGAAATTCAACAAATCCAGTACGGTTACTATCGGGGCGTAATTCCCATGCTCGAAAAAACCTATCAAGAAAGTAACTCCGAAGTAATTAAACAAAAACTCGAACAGTACATCGAACATCAAACCTGTGAAGTGTGCCACGGTAAAAGACTAAAGCCCGAGGCGCTCGCTGTTAAACTAGGACAATACAACATCCACGACTTAACCAGCGTCTCCATCGGAGAATGCCTAAATCGAGTAAATAACATCAACCTCACCCCCAAACAAGCCCAGATAGGAGAATTAGCCCTCAAAGAAATCAAAGCAAGACTAGAATTTTTACTAAATGTCGGCTTAGACTATCTTACCCTAGACCGTACCGCCATGACCCTTTCAGGGGGAGAAGCCCAACGCATTCGCCTTGCCACCCAAATCGGCTCAGGATTAACAGGGGTATTATACGTATTAGACGAGCCAAGTATCGGTTTACATCAACGAGATAACGATCGCCTCTTAGAAACCCTCAGAAAATTACGAGATCTCGACAATACTTTAATCATTGTAGAGCATGACGAAGACACAATCAAGAGTGCGGACTATATAGTTGACATTGGCCCCAAGGCAGGAGTCCACGGCGGGGAAATTGTCTATCAAGGGAACTACAAAAACTTCCTCAAATCAAAAGAATCCCTCACCAGCGCCTACCTATCAGGGAGAAAAAAAATTGACATCCCCGAAACCAGAAGGGAAGGAAACGGCAACTTTTTAACCCTCAAAAACTGTCACCGTAACAACCTCAGAAATATAGATGTCCAAATTCCTCTCGGAAAATTCGTCAGTATCACAGGGGTTTCAGGCTCAGGAAAATCCACCCTCATCAATGAATTACTCTATCCAGCCCTCAAACATCACCTCCAACGTAACACCCCCTTCCCCAAACAACTAGACAGCCTAGAAGGCATAGAAGCCGTTGATAAAGTCATTGTAATCGATCAATCCCCCATCGGACGCACTCCCCGCTCCAATCCCGCCACCTATACAGGGGTATTTGATGTAATTAGGGAAATGTTTGCCCAAACCACCGAAGCCAAGGCAAGGGGTTACAAAGCAGGGCGTTTTTCCTTCAATGTCAAAGGAGGCAGATGCGAAGCCTGTGGAGGGCAGGGGGTAAACGTCATCTCCATGAATTTTTTACCTGATGTATATGTACAGTGTGATATATGCAAAGGGGCAAGGTATAACAGGGAAACTTTGCAAGTGAAATATAAGGGTTATTCCATCGCCGATGTGTTAGATATGACGGTAGAAGAAGCCCTGAAGGTATTTGAAAATATCCCCCGTGCCGTAAATCGTTTACAAACCCTCGTGGATGTGGGTTTAACCTATGTCAAACTAGGACAATCAGCGCCTACTCTGTCGGGGGGAGAAGCCCAACGGGTAAAACTTGCCACAGAATTATCTCGCCGTGCCACGGGCAAAACGGTATATTTAATTGATGAACCTACCACGGGATTGTCTTTTTATGATGTTCACCATCTTCTAAATGTGTTGCAAAAATTAGCAGATAAGGGCAACTCCATCATCGTCATTGAGCATAATTTGGATGTGATAAGGTGCGCTGATTGGATTATTGATTTAGGTTTGGAAGGGGGAAACAAGGGCGGAGAATTAGTTGCCATCGGCACTCCTGAAGATATTGCCAAATCAAAAAAGTCTCATTTAGCTAAGTATCTGAAAAATATTACAAAATGCGAAAGATAA
- a CDS encoding peptide/nickel transport system permease protein has protein sequence MNWWRKLKKNPLAKIGAVVLIIFYVAVIFADFIAPYSPYTSQNDGSLLPPTKIYLRNQQGELVAPHVYPTTQGPTDLNTGDRLLEVDWENPSPIRFFIKGTPYQFLQIKLPLPPTFEEREIFGGFTFTRRLFGTIGEGKINILGTDEQGRDQFSRILFGGRISLFIGLIGIAISFPLGMFVGGIAGYFGGWIDSVLMRLVEVLMTIPGIYLLVALAAVLPPSLSSAQRFLLIVLITSFIGWSGLARVIRGQVLSIKEQEFVQSAKAIGAGPFYIIIRHILPQTATYIVISATLSIPSFIVAESVLSLIGLGIQQPDPSWGNLLSLASNASIIVLQPWLIIPPAVLIILTVLSFNLLGDGLRDALDPRSINKS, from the coding sequence ATGAATTGGTGGCGTAAACTTAAAAAGAATCCTTTGGCAAAAATTGGGGCAGTTGTTTTAATAATCTTCTATGTAGCAGTTATTTTTGCAGATTTTATTGCTCCCTATAGTCCCTATACATCGCAAAATGATGGCTCTTTATTACCTCCCACCAAAATTTATTTACGCAATCAGCAAGGGGAATTAGTTGCACCCCACGTTTATCCTACTACCCAAGGCCCTACGGATTTGAATACTGGCGATCGCCTCTTAGAAGTAGATTGGGAAAACCCATCACCCATTCGCTTTTTTATCAAGGGTACACCCTATCAATTTTTACAAATAAAATTGCCCCTTCCTCCTACTTTTGAAGAAAGAGAAATTTTTGGAGGATTTACCTTTACCCGTCGTTTATTTGGGACAATTGGAGAAGGTAAAATTAATATTTTAGGCACCGATGAACAAGGAAGAGATCAATTCAGTCGTATCCTTTTTGGGGGTAGAATAAGCCTCTTTATTGGCTTAATTGGTATTGCTATTTCTTTCCCTTTAGGGATGTTTGTTGGGGGTATTGCGGGTTATTTTGGTGGCTGGATAGACAGTGTTTTGATGCGATTGGTAGAGGTTTTGATGACCATACCAGGTATCTACTTATTAGTTGCTCTCGCGGCGGTATTACCCCCAAGCCTGAGTAGTGCGCAACGGTTTTTATTAATTGTTTTGATTACTTCTTTTATCGGATGGTCTGGTTTAGCAAGGGTAATCAGGGGTCAGGTATTATCTATTAAAGAGCAGGAATTTGTGCAATCAGCAAAGGCGATCGGGGCGGGTCCATTTTATATTATCATTCGTCATATACTGCCCCAAACTGCCACCTACATCGTCATCTCTGCCACCCTATCCATTCCTAGCTTTATCGTTGCGGAGTCGGTATTAAGCCTCATTGGCTTAGGGATTCAACAACCAGATCCCAGCTGGGGTAACTTACTTTCCCTTGCGTCTAATGCCTCTATCATCGTCTTACAACCATGGTTAATTATTCCCCCTGCGGTGTTAATTATTTTGACGGTTTTATCTTTTAATCTCCTTGGGGATGGTTTACGGGATGCCCTTGATCCTCGTAGTATTAATAAATCATAA
- the mcsL gene encoding large conductance mechanosensitive channel MscL — protein MTTNNKKGALGKFVADFRTFIIRGNVIDLAVAVVIGAAFGRIVNSLVEDVITPLILNPAIQAAGVDRLEELSYGAVRYGLFISAVINFLVIAFCLFLLIRSFESLKRKLERKQQIAEAEAEAVAEEEINAEIVAQENLIKAIEKLTDTMNQKINNG, from the coding sequence ATGACAACAAATAATAAAAAAGGCGCCCTAGGAAAGTTTGTGGCAGATTTTCGTACATTTATCATACGAGGAAATGTCATTGATTTAGCCGTGGCCGTGGTTATCGGTGCAGCCTTTGGACGTATTGTTAATTCTTTGGTGGAAGATGTTATTACCCCCCTAATTCTCAATCCTGCCATTCAAGCGGCAGGGGTAGATAGACTAGAAGAATTAAGTTATGGTGCGGTGAGATATGGACTATTTATTTCTGCGGTGATTAACTTCTTAGTCATTGCTTTTTGTTTATTTCTATTAATTCGCTCTTTTGAATCTCTAAAAAGAAAATTGGAACGGAAACAACAAATTGCAGAAGCGGAAGCAGAGGCAGTGGCAGAAGAAGAAATTAACGCTGAAATTGTAGCTCAAGAAAATCTCATTAAAGCTATTGAGAAATTAACAGACACCATGAATCAAAAAATAAATAATGGGTAA
- the tyrAa gene encoding NADP-dependent arogenate dehydrogenase TyrAa, with the protein MRVGIIGLGLIGGSLGLDLTAKGYEVIGVSRNPETCSKALRKGVASTSGVDFSLLKGCDMVVIATPIEYILPTLKNLVPYLSPHTVVTDVGSVKESIVASAQEIWSNFVGSHPMAGTANSGIDAVEKDLFKDAPCVITPNDNTSVRAIALVEKMWLSVGCKILTTTPTIHDQAVAWISHLPVIISANLIYSCLGEKDEKVRIFAEKIASSGFRDTSRVGGGNPELGLMMAKNNQKNVLNSLKEYQNKLDTIINNIESNNWSEIEQLLKTTQTKRNDFLIDN; encoded by the coding sequence ATGAGGGTAGGAATCATCGGTTTAGGTTTGATTGGTGGCTCTTTGGGGCTAGATTTGACGGCGAAAGGGTACGAGGTGATAGGAGTCTCAAGAAACCCTGAAACCTGCTCCAAGGCTCTGAGAAAGGGGGTAGCCAGTACATCGGGAGTAGATTTTAGTTTGCTCAAAGGTTGTGATATGGTAGTCATTGCCACCCCCATAGAGTATATTCTTCCCACCCTTAAAAATTTAGTTCCTTATTTGTCGCCCCATACGGTGGTAACGGATGTAGGCTCGGTAAAGGAGTCTATTGTGGCTTCTGCTCAAGAAATATGGTCAAATTTTGTCGGTAGTCATCCCATGGCGGGTACTGCTAATAGTGGCATTGATGCGGTGGAAAAGGATTTGTTTAAAGATGCGCCCTGTGTTATTACTCCTAATGATAATACCAGTGTAAGGGCGATCGCCCTTGTGGAAAAAATGTGGCTCTCGGTGGGATGCAAAATATTAACCACAACTCCCACCATTCACGATCAAGCGGTGGCTTGGATTTCCCATCTACCTGTGATAATCAGTGCCAATTTGATTTACAGTTGTCTAGGAGAAAAAGACGAAAAAGTAAGAATATTTGCCGAAAAAATAGCTAGTTCAGGTTTTAGAGATACCAGCCGAGTAGGAGGAGGAAACCCAGAATTAGGCTTAATGATGGCAAAAAATAATCAAAAAAATGTCCTTAATAGTCTTAAAGAATATCAAAACAAATTAGATACTATTATTAATAATATAGAATCTAATAACTGGTCAGAAATTGAACAATTGTTAAAGACTACTCAGACGAAAAGAAATGATTTTTTGATTGATAACTAA